A stretch of the Lolium perenne isolate Kyuss_39 chromosome 3, Kyuss_2.0, whole genome shotgun sequence genome encodes the following:
- the LOC127340141 gene encoding probable LRR receptor-like serine/threonine-protein kinase At1g51810: MGERGSGSSPPELAAEGGGGRWRRAREGCGEDSGGSVPPDDEEAALSRVQQTAGGGGVREGLGCGGRRLCPRDGLGLGKVGKMERRREGKGGESAGGSDTARTKEHHMVISSSCSACTKLRWIFALLLSLATVSQVRAQPSLGFVNIDCGWTNSTSNYTDSITGLQYYSDGDLVGGGFNHEMSPEFMAGAGNEQQKTLRSFPHGSRNCYTLKSNVNNKYLLRATFTYGNYDRLNKTLDGSLFLFGLHIGVNFWEAVNMTNWDPSLTVWKEVLTVAPDNSVSVCLINYGSGTPFISSLELRPLDDTMYTFVNTSVSISYFQRFRFGNVTDLFTRYPTDPYDRFWKRWDLTSYPWINLHTRHTVRPPPDSNNGFNVPSAILQKASTLDTNYSFISINVVQGPNLADARSLQLLPIFHFAEISESKLNRMFDIYSDGDMLFPDYTPSKYPMEMYQAGQFLQNASANFLLNKTTNSSLPPSINAFEVYSLVRMENRTTDSDDVNKIKEIKVQYNLGRISWNGDPCSPRNYIWEGLTCDYSKSLPNPRIVTLNLSSCGLKGVLAISFMNMVSLENVDLSHNNLTGAIPDYQLKSLKILNLSNNQLDGPIPDSILQRVRAGLLDLRLEGNPICSKFKDTYCSNKKKKTSIQILLIAVIVPVVLISLLVVMCILWTLCWKGKSGDNEDYAMYEEETPLHIDIRRFTYAELKLITDEFKTIVGKGGFGIVYYGTLENGDEVAVKVLMETSIAESKDFLPEVQTLSKVHHKNLVALKGYCQNKKCLALVYDFMSRGNLQQLIRGGDDYSLNWEQRLHIALDSAQGLEYLHESCTPSIVHRDVKTPNILLDKNLVGIISDFGLSRAFNDAHTHISTVAAGTLGYLDPEYHATFQLTVKTDVYSFGIVLLEIITGQPPVVIEPPHTFHLPNWVRQKISKGSIHDIVDKRLLDLYDASSLQSVVDLAMNCVENAAIDSSK, from the exons ATGGGAGAGCGTGGGAGCGGCTCCTCCCCGCCGGAACTCGCGGCGGAGGGCGGAGGTGGTCGGTGGCGTCGCGCGAGGGAGGGTTGCGGGGAGGATAGCGGTGGCTCTGTGCCGCCCGACGACGAGGAGGCGGCCCTCTCCCGCGTCCAGCAGACGGCGGGCGGAGGAGGGGTCAGGGAGGGGCTGGGGTGCGGGGGGCGGCGGCTCTGTCCGAGGGACGGGCTGGGGCTCGGGAAGGTTGGCAAGATGGAGAGGCGGCGGGAGGGGAAGGGAGGGGAGAGTGCTGGGGGTTCGG ACACTGCAAGAACAAAAGAACACCACATGGTGATCAGCTCGAGTTGCTCGGCGTGCACAAAGCTGAGATGGATCTTTGCACTGCTTCTCAGCCTGGCCACGGTCAGTCAAGTCCGAGCCCAGCCCAGTCTTG ggtttgtaaaCATCGATTGTGGATGGACAAACAGTACTAGTAACTACACAGATAGCATCACAGGATTACAGTACTATTCTGACGGTGACTTAGTCGGGGGTGGTTTCAACCACGAGATGTCACCAGAATTCATGGCTGGTGCAGGCAATGAGCAGCAAAAAACCCTGAGGAGCTTCCCTCACGGCTCAAGAAATTGCTATACACTAAAATCCAACGTCAATAATAAGTATCTGCTGAGGGCCACTTTTACTTACGGCAACTACGATAGGTTGAACAAGACTCTGGATGGATCGCTGTTCCTTTTTGGGCTCCATATCGGCGTCAATTTCTGGGAGGCGGTGAACATGACAAATTGGGATCCATCATTGACGGTATGGAAGGAGGTGCTCACCGTTGCTCCGGACAACTCCGTGTCCGTCTGTCTGATAAACTATGGTTCAGGAACTCCATTCATATCTTCGTTGGAGCTTAGGCCCCTCGACGATACCATGTACACTTTTGTTAATACTTCAGTATCCATCAGCTACTTTCAGCGGTTCAGATTTGGCAACGTCACCGACTTATTCACAAG ATATCCGACGGATCCTTATGACCGGTTCTGGAAGAGATGGGACCTCACGTCATACCCCTGGATCAACCTGCACACTAGACACACAGTGCGGCCCCCCCCTGACAGCAACAACGGTTTTAACGTTCCGTCAGCCATCTTGCAGAAGGCCTCGACCCTAGACACGAACTACTCCTTCATAAGCATTAATGTGGTACAGGGTCCGAATCTAGCAGACGCCAGGAGCCTACAACTTCTCCCAATCTTTCACTTCGCCGAGATCAGCGAGAGCAAGCTGAACAGGATGTTTGACATCTACAGCGACGGAGATATGCTGTTCCCAGACTACACCCCGTCGAAATACCCGATGGAAATGTACCAGGCCGGGCAGTTCCTGCAAAACGCCTCTGCGAACTTCTTATTGAACAAGACAACCAACTCGAGTCTTCCACCCAGCATCAACGCGTTCGAGGTGTACTCGCTTGTTCGGATGGAGAATCGCACCACTGACTCCGATGATG TCAATAAGATAAAAGAGATCAAGGTGCAATACAATTTGGGACGAATAAGCTGGAATGGAGATCCATGCTCCCCAAGAAACTATATATGGGAAGGTTTGACTTGCGACTACTCTAAGAGCCTCCCGAATCCGAGGATTGTCACGCT AAACCTGTCTTCCTGCGGGCTGAAAggtgtgttagccatatcattcaTGAACATGGTATCCCTGGAAAACGT GGATTTATCACACAACAACCTGACGGGAGCTATTCCAGACTATCAACTTAAGTCACTCAAAATTCT CAACTTGTCCAATAACCAGCTAGATGGGCCAATCCCTGATTCTATTCTTCAAAGAGTTCGGGCTGGTTTGCTTGATTTAAG ATTAGAAGGCAATCCCATATGCTCAAAATTCAAAGATACGTACTGCTCaaataagaagaagaagacgagcaTACAAATCTTGCTCATCGCAGTGATAGTTCCTGTAGTACTGATATCCCTCCTAGTAGTAATGTGCATTCTCTGGACGTTATGCTGGAAAG GGAAATCAGGAGACAATGAGGACTATGCTATGTATGAAGAAGAAACCCCCCTACATATTGACATCAGAAGGTTCACCTATGCAGAGCTGAAGCTCATAACAGATGAATTCAAAACAATTGTTGGAAAAGGTGGTTTCGGTATTGTTTATTATGGCACACTAGAAAATGGTGACGAAGTAGCTGTTAAGGTGCTTATGGAGACATCAATAGCAGAGTCAAAAGACTTCCTCCCTGAG GTACAAACGTTGTCCAAAGTTCATCACAAGAATCTTGTGGCTTTGAAAGGATATTGCCAAAACAAGAAATGCCTCGCACTCGTTTATGACTTCATGTCCAGAGGAAATCTTCAACAACTTATCAGAGGAG GAGATGACTATAGCTTGAACTGGGAACAACGACTTCATATTGCACTTGATTCTGCACAAG GACTGGAGTATCTACATGAATCATGCACCCCGTCAATAGTTCACAGAGATGTGAAGACCCCCAACATCCTTCTGGACAAGAATCTAGTGGGGATAATATCTGATTTTGGGCTTTCACGggcttttaatgatgctcacacgcACATATCTACTGTTGCTGCTGGCACTCTCGGCTACCTCGACCCTGAGTACCATGCAACTTTTCAACTCACAGTCAAGACAGATGTATACAGCTTCGGCATCGTGCTCTTGGAGATCATCACTGGCCAGCCCCCGGTAGTGATAGAGCCGCCTCATACCTTCCACCTACCAAACTGGGTACGCCAAAAGATTTCCAAAGGCAGTATTCATGATATCGTAGATAAGAGACTATTGGATCTGTACGACGCTAGTTCACTGCAGAGtgtggtggaccttgccatgaactgCGTTGAAAACGCAGCCATTgactcctcgaaatag